One genomic segment of Diceros bicornis minor isolate mBicDic1 chromosome 25, mDicBic1.mat.cur, whole genome shotgun sequence includes these proteins:
- the PHF5A gene encoding PHD finger-like domain-containing protein 5A produces the protein MAKHHPDLIFCRKQAGVAIGRLCEKCDGKCVICDSYVRPCTLVRICDECNYGSYQGRCVICGGPGVSDAYYCKECTIQEKDRDGCPKIVNLGSSKTDLFYERKKYGFKKR, from the exons ATGGCTAAACATCATCCGGACTTGATCTTTTGCCGCAAGCAGGCCGGTGTTG CCATCGGAAGACTGTGTGAAAAAT GTGATGGCAAGTGTGTGATCTGTGACTCCTATGTGCGTCCCTGCACCCTGGTGCGCATATGTGACGAGTGTAACTACGGCTCTTACCAGGGGCGTTGCGTGATCTGTGGAGGCCCTGGAGTCTCTGACGCCTATTACTGTAAGGAGTGCACCATCCAGGAGAAGGAT AGAGATGGTTGCCCAAAGATTGTCAATTTGGGGAGCTCCAAGACAGATCTCTTCTATGAACGCAAAAAATATGGTTTCAAGAAGAGGTGA
- the TOB2 gene encoding protein Tob2, which produces MQLEIKVALNFIISYLYNKLPRRRADLFGEELERLLKKKYEGHWYPDKPLKGSGFRCVHIGEIVDPVVELAAKRSGLAVEDVRANVPEELSVWIDPFEVSYQIGEKGAVKVLYLDDSEGCVAPELDKEIKSSFNPDAQVFVPISSQDSSLSNSPSPSFGQSPSPTFIPRSAQPITFTTASFAATKFGSTKMKKGGGAASGGAVAGSGASGQQPPQQQPRMARSPTNNLLKHRSLSLSMHSLNFIAANPAPQSQLSPNAKEFVYNGSGSPSLFFDGADGQGSGAGTCNSSSFDVAQVFGGGTNSLFLEKTPFVEGLSYNLNTMQYPSQPFQPVVLAN; this is translated from the coding sequence ATGCAGCTGGAGATCAAGGTGGCCCTGAACTTCATCATCTCCTACTTGTACAACAAGCTGCCCCGGCGTCGGGCAGACCTGTTTGGGGAGGAGCTAGAGCGGCTcttgaaaaagaaatatgaaggCCATTGGTACCCTGACAAGCCACTGAAGGGCTCTGGCTTCCGCTGTGTCCACATTGGGGAGATAGTGGACCCCGTGGTGGAGCTGGCCGCCAAGCGGAGTGGCCTGGCAGTAGAGGATGTGCGGGCCAATGTGCCTGAGGAGCTGAGCGTCTGGATTGACCCTTTTGAGGTGTCCTACCAGATTGGTGAGAAGGGGGCTGTCAAAGTGCTGTACCTGGATGACAGCGAGGGCTGTGTTGCCCCAGAGCTGGACAAGGAGATCAAGAGCAGCTTCAACCCTGATGCCCAGGTATTTGTGCCCATCAGCAGCCAGGACAGCTCTCTGTCCAACTCCCCATCGCCGTCCTTTGGCCAGTCGCCCAGCCCCACCTTCATCCCCCGCTCCGCCCAACCCATCACCTTTACCACCGCCTCCTTCGCTGCCACTAAGTTTGGCTCCACCAAGATGAAGAAGGGTGGTGGGGCAGCAAGTGGTGGGGCTGTAGCCGGCAGTGGGGCAAGTGGCCAACAGCCCCCACAGCAGCAGCCTCGCATGGCCCGCTCTCCCACCAACAACCTGCTGAAGCACAGGAGCCTCTCTTTGTCTATGCATTCACTGAACTTCATCGCAGCCAACCCGGCCCCTCAATCCCAGCTCTCGCCCAATGCCAAGGAATTTGTGTACAACGGCAGTGGTTCTCCCAGCCTCTTCTTTGATGGGGCCGATGGCCAGGGCAGTGGGGCCGGCACCTGCAATAGCAGCAGCTTTGATGTGGCCCAGGTGTTTGGAGGTGGCACCAATAGCCTCTTCCTGGAGAAGACGCCCTTCGTGGAAGGCCTCAGCTACAACCTGAACACCATGCAATATCCCAGCCAGCCGTTCCAGCCCGTCGTGCTGGCCAACTGA